A single region of the Xiphias gladius isolate SHS-SW01 ecotype Sanya breed wild chromosome 17, ASM1685928v1, whole genome shotgun sequence genome encodes:
- the LOC120802503 gene encoding olfactory receptor 146, with product MENYTFNSFNLQLEGLKVTEVSMYPVFFFFFLSYLLIILVNVGIVVLVFIDKNLHQPMYLLFCNLPVNDVVGNSIMVPRLLVDILRPPSERLINYYECVVQAFTTHMFGTTTHTVLMIMAFDRYVAICSPLRYAAIMTNKMVIKLTVAAWGVAFVLVGILLGLTIRLNRCRTLITNPFCDNASLFKLSCESVFINNVYGLTFTVVLLTSSIGSIVLTYAKITVVCLTSRNKSLNSKALKTCSTHLVLYLIMFFCGTLIIILHRFPQYSDYRKLSAILFHIIPGSLNPIIYGVQSKEIRKFLSKVFQSKKLLPSL from the coding sequence ATGGAAAACTACACCTTCAACAGCTTTAACCTGCAGCTGGAGGGGTTAAAAGTCACAGAGGTTTCCATGTACCcggtctttttctttttctttctctcctacCTGCTTATTATATTAGTCAATGTGGGCATCGTAGTCCtggttttcattgacaaaaaccTTCACCAGCCTATGTACCTGCTTTTTTGCAACCTGCCAGTCAATGACGTTGTTGGAAATTCAATCATGGTGCCCCGTTTGCTGGTAGATATCTTGCGTCCTCCCTCTGAACGCCTCATCAATTATTATGAGTGTGTGGTCCAAGCTTTCACCACACACATGTTCGGTACCACCActcacacagtcctgatgattATGGCCTTTGACAGATATGTGGCCATCTGCAGCCCCCTGCGCTACGCTGCCATCATGACCAACAAAATGGTGATCAAGCTGACAGTTGCTGCCTGGGGAGTGGCCTTTGTTTTGGTCGGGATTCTGCTCGGTCTGACCATACGCCTGAACCGATGCAGGACTCTGATCACCAACCCCTTCTGTGACAACGCCTCGCTGTTTAAGCTCTCCTGTGAGAGTGTGTTCATCAATAACGTCTATGGCCTCACTTTCACTGTGGTTCTACTCACCTCCTCTATTGGCAGCATCGTTCTCACCTATGCTAAGATTACAGTAGTCTGTCTGACCAGTAGGAACAAGTCTCTGAACAGTAAAGCCCTGAAGACCTGCAGCACTCACCTGGTTTTGTATCTGATCATGTTCTTTTGTGGAACACTCATCATCATCCTGCATCGTTTCCCTCAGTACTCAGACTACAGAAAACTTTCTGCCattctgtttcatatcattccTGGTAGCCTCAACCCAATTATTTATGGGGTTCAGTCAAAAGAGATACGAAAATTCCTATCAAAAGTTTTCCAGTCCAAAAAGCTTTTGCCATCATTataa
- the LOC120802824 gene encoding olfactory receptor 52N5-like: MENQTFVVDILILEGLKVTTQFSIPAFILLLLIYIVIMVSNIGLVVLIFRSRSLHQPMYLLFCNMSINDVFGATIIIPHVLRDLLLSNSERYIRYIDCAVQAFCVHLHASLSHTVLMIMAFDRYVAICNPLRYATIMTNRMLLNLSVAAWGTAFVLVVILVGLSVRLSRCRSVIFNLFCDNASLFKLSCESVLINHIYGLGYTVVLLGSSICSITLTYLKIAVVCVSSRNKVLNSRALQTCATHLAVYILLLVSGFVIVILHRFPRLSDHRKVAAVLGHVALPALNAVIYGLQIKEVRQRIMAVFHNNKVALMDVK, translated from the coding sequence ATGGAGAACCAGACTTTCGTTGTGGATATCCTAATCCTGGAGGGGTTAAAGGTCACCACGCAGTTTTCAATCCCtgccttcatcctcctcctcctcatctacaTTGTCATCATGGTGTCAAACATCGGTCTGGTGGTCCTGATCTTTAGGAGCAGGAGCCTCCACCAGCCCATGTATCTGCTCTTCTGCAACATGAGCATTAATGATGTTTTTGGGGCCACAATAATTATACCTCATGTACTCAGAGATCTTTTATTATCGAACTCAGAGCGGTACATTCGTTACATTGACTGTGCCGTCCAGGCCTTCTGTGTTCATCTCCACGCAAGCCTTTCTCACACAGTGCTCATGATCATGGCCTTCGACCGGTACGTGGCCATCTGCAACCCCCTGCGTTACGCCACCATCATGACCAACAGGATGCTGCTGAATCTCTCGGTTGCAGCCTGGGGAACAGCCTTCGTGCTGGTGGTGATCCTCGTGGGCCTCAGTGTCCGCCTGTCACGCTGCAGGTCAGTTATATTCAACCTGTTCTGCGACAACGCCTCCTTGTTCAAGCTGTCCTGTGAAAGCGTGCTCATTAATCACATCTACGGCCTCGGCTACACGGTGGTCCTGCTGGGCTCCTCCATCTGCAGCATCACGCTCACCTACCTGAAAATTGCTGTAGTGTGCGTGAGCAGTAGGAACAAGGTGCTGAACAGCCGGGCGCTGCAGACCTGCGCCACCCACCTGGCTGTGtacatcctcctcctggtgTCAGGCTTCGTCATCGTCATCCTGCACCGTTTCCCTCGGCTGTCAGACCACAGGAAGGTGGCGGCTGTCCTGGGACATGTTGCCTTGCCTGCCCTCAATGCTGTTATCTACGGGCTGCAAATTAAAGAGGTCAGACAGAGGATTATGGCTGTGTTCCACAACAATAAAGTAGCTTTAATGGATGTAAAATGA
- the LOC120802825 gene encoding olfactory receptor 52N5-like — translation MENQTDILLLEGLKVTPQSSIPAFILLLLVYIFIMASNIGLVVLIAAERSLHQPMYLLFCNMSVNDVFGATVIIPRLLSDVFTPMTERYIHYIDCVIQAFCAHFHASATHTVLMIMAFDRYVAICNPLRYTTIMTNRMVAKLSVLAWAVASLMVVVLVGLTVRLMRCRWIIFNPFCDNASLFKLSCESVLINHIYGLGYTVVLLGSSICSITLTYLRIAMVCLSSKNKVLNSRALQTCATHLAVYILMFVSGSIIIILHRFPDLSDERKLASILFHVVPPAMNAVIYGLQIKAVRQICNKPLYAIKTLIFFATIQIIIITTPSL, via the exons ATGGAGAACCAGACAGATATCCTGCTCTTGGAGGGTTTAAAGGTCACCCCCCAGTCCTCTATTCCcgccttcatcctcctcctcctcgtctaCATCTTCATCATGGCGTCCAACATCGGCTTGGTGGTCCTGATCGCCGCGGAGAGGAGCCTCCACCAGCCCATGTATCTGCTCTTCTGCAACATGAGTGTCAACGATGTTTTTGGGGCCACCGTCATCATTCCTCGCTTGCTGAGCGATGTTTTTACTCCAATGACAGAGCGGTACATCCATTACATAGACTGTGTCATTCAGGCTTTTTGTGCTCACTTTCATGCAAGCGCCACTCACACAGTGCTCATGATCATGGCCTTCGACCGGTACGTGGCCATCTGCAACCCCCTGCGTTACACCACCATCATGACCAACAGGATGGTGGCCAAGCTGTCGGTGCTGGCCTGGGCGGTCGCTTCATTAATGGTGGTGGTCCTCGTGGGCCTCACCGTCCGCCTGATGCGCTGCAGGTGGATTATATTCAACCCGTTCTGCGACAACGCCTCCTTGTTCAAGCTGTCCTGTGAAAGCGTGCTCATTAATCACATCTACGGCCTCGGCTACACGGTGGTCCTGCTGGGCTCCTCCATCTGCAGCATCACGCTCACCTACCTGAGGATCGCCATGGTGTGTTTGAGCAGCAAGAACAAGGTGCTGAACAGCCGGGCGCTGCAGACTTGCGCCACCCACCTGGCTGTGTACATCCTCATGTTTGTGTCAggcagcatcatcatcatcctccatCGTTTCCCTGACTTGTCAGACGAAAGGAAGCTAGCGTCCATCTTGTTCCATGTGGTTCCTCCTGCTATGAACGCTGTTATCTATGGACTGCAAATCAAAGCAGTCAGACAGA tttgtaataaacctttatatgcaatcaagacg CTGATCTTCTTTGCCACCATACAAATTATCATCATTACGACACCATCGCTTTGA
- the LOC120802826 gene encoding LOW QUALITY PROTEIN: olfactory receptor 52N5-like (The sequence of the model RefSeq protein was modified relative to this genomic sequence to represent the inferred CDS: inserted 2 bases in 1 codon; deleted 1 base in 1 codon): MENKTVPMDILQLLGLKISPESSIPAFIILLLVYIFIMASNIGLEXLHQPMYLLFCNMSINDVIGATVIIPRLLSDVFTPMTERYIHYIDCVILAFCAHFHGGASLTVQIIMAFDRYVAICNPLRYATIMTNRMVAKLSVGAWVAAFLLIAVSVGLSVRLSRCRRVVLNPFCDNASLLKLSCENVIVNQIYGLISAMGTMSVSMCSVTLSYLRIAIVCLSSKNKALNSQALQTCSTHLAAYVILHMSGSIIIIRHRFPDLSDERKLTSILFHVIPPAMNAVIYGLQIKAVKRKIIIIFNRNKMTVSQVK; the protein is encoded by the exons ATGGAGAACAAAACTGTCCCAATGGATATTCTACAGCTGTTGGGGTTAAAGATCAGCCCTGAGTCCTCCATTCCCGccttcatcatcctcctcctcgtctACATCTTCATCATGGCGTCCAACATCGGCCTGGA CCTCCACCAGCCCATGTATCTGCTCTTCTGCAACATGAGTATCAACGATGTT ATTGGGGCCACGGTCATAATTCCTCGCTTGCTGAGCGATGTTTTTACTCCAATGACAGAGCGGTACATCCATTACATAGACTGTGTCATCCTGGCCTTCTGTGCTCACTTTCACGGAGGCGCCTCACTTACAGTACAGATAATCATGGCTTTCGACCGGTACGTGGCCATCTGCAACCCCCTGCGTTACGCCACCATCATGACCAACAGGATGGTGGCAAAGCTGTCGGTTGGAGCCTGGGTGGCGGCCTTTCTCTTGATTGCAGTCAGCGTAGGCCTCAGCGTTCGCCTGTCACGCTGCAGGAGAGTTGTACTCAACCCGTTCTGCGACAACGCCTCCCTGCTCAAGCTCTCTTGCGAAAACGTTATTGTCAACCAAATCTACGGCCTCATTAGCGCCATGGGCACGATGTCCGTGTCCATGTGCAGTGTAACGCTCTCCTACCTGAGGATCGCCATAGTGTGTTTGAGTAGTAAGAACAAGGCTCTGAACAGCCAGGCGCTGCAGACCTGCTCCACCCACCTGGCTGCGTACGTCATCCTTCACATGTCAggcagcatcatcatcatccgCCATCGTTTCCCTGACTTGTCAGACGAAAGGAAGCTAACGTCCATCTTGTTCCATGTGATTCCTCCTGCTATGAACGCTGTTATCTATGGATTGCAAATCAAAGCAGTCAAACggaaaattataattatatttaacaGGAATAAAATGACTGTGTCACAAGTGAAATGA
- the or6at1 gene encoding olfactory receptor 1052, which produces MTESLAPLRLDQSEQDSYLPLSTNHRSGSVNDTWEPDGVDFFVIQGLASLGEKKMILLVFLLLGYILTLGGNSMIILVALTDPKLNSPMYFFLYNLSFVDMVYTTTTIPNMLSSFLADTATISVVGCFLQMYFFIQLAVTGRAILTVMAYDRYMAICNPLRYTAVMTRPIQLLLISGAWGFGTICTLPASTMAWQRPYCGPNVVRHGWCDPSSVRRLVCADTSVDNIVSISFALVALLTTGVLILTSYVLIGLSISRMGVAERLKAFGTCTAHLTVVSISYSSASVVYISYRLGKFSPEVRIIVSVLYSALTPFLNPMIYSLRSKELQESIRRTLNRLRPAAVSAITDVNTVS; this is translated from the exons ATGACTGAGAGTCTGGCTCCTCTCAGACTGGACCAATCGGAGCAGG attCATACCTGCCCTTGTCAACCAATCACAGATCCGGCTCTGTTAATGACACCTGGGAGCCTGATGGCGTCGACTTCTTCGTCATCCAGGGCCTCGCCAGCCTCGGCGAGAAAAAGATGATCCTTCTTGTCTTCCTGCTGCTGGGTTATATTCTCACCCTCGGAGGAAACAGCATGATTATCTTGGTG GCATTGACTGATCCAAAACTCAACTCTCCCATGTATTTCTTCCTATACAACCTCTCATTTGTGGACATGGtctacaccaccaccaccatccccaACATGCTGTCCAGCTTCCTGGCAGACACGGCAACCATCTCTGTCGTGGGCTGTTTTCTCCAGATGTATTTCTTCATTCAGCTGGCCGTTACTGGCCGTGCCATCCTGACTGTCATGGCGTACGACCGCTACATGGCCATCTGCAACCCTCTGCGCTACACCGCTGTCATGACCCGGCCCATCCAACTGCTCCTCATCTCAGGAGCCTGGGGATTCGGCACCATCTGCACACTGCCAGCAAGTACCATGGCCTGGCAGCGGCCTTATTGTGGGCCAAATGTGGTGAGACATGGCTGGTGTGACCCGTCGTCTGTAAGGCGGCTGGTGTGCGCTGACACCTCAGTGGATAACATTGTGTCCATTTCTTTCGCCCTGGTGGCACTACTGACTACAGGAGTCCTCATTCTCACTTCCTACGTCCTCATCGGTCTTTCCATATCGAGGATGGGTGTCGCTGAGAGGCTGAAGGCCTTTGGGACGTGCACTGCTCACCTGACTGTGGTGTCCATCTCTTACAGCTCGGCCTCCGTTGTATACATTTCCTACCGGCTCGGAAAATTTTCACCAGAG GTCCGTATCATTGTGTCTGTGCTGTACTCCGCTCTGACGCCTTTCCTGAACCCGATGATCTACAGTCTGAGGAGCAAGGAGCTGCAGGAGTCCATCAGAAGGACTCTGAACAGGCTCAgacctgctgctgtttcagcCATAACGGACGTCAACACAGTGTCCTAG